In one Streptomyces sp. T12 genomic region, the following are encoded:
- a CDS encoding SAV_915 family protein, with protein sequence MADTLSDDDPEPSDRFPAGPLYVPVRPGPSGCVTRLFRTPLGDRTAVGFTSERQLIATLGPQQAWIGLAEPALRALTAPLGVTTLTLDPQFAAPPPTPVEPVAPVPALRIG encoded by the coding sequence ATGGCAGACACCCTGTCCGACGACGACCCGGAGCCCTCCGATCGGTTCCCGGCCGGTCCGCTGTACGTTCCGGTCCGGCCGGGACCATCGGGGTGCGTGACGCGCCTCTTCCGCACACCTCTCGGCGACCGTACGGCCGTCGGCTTCACCTCCGAACGGCAGTTGATCGCCACGCTCGGCCCACAGCAGGCGTGGATCGGGCTCGCCGAGCCCGCGCTGCGCGCGCTGACGGCACCTCTCGGTGTCACCACCCTCACGCTGGATCCCCAGTTCGCGGCACCGCCTCCCACGCCGGTCGAGCCCGTCGCCCCTGTTCCCGCACTGCGGATCGGCTGA
- a CDS encoding substrate-binding and VWA domain-containing protein → MGRHSLPDQYGAGGSDPRRGDPRRRARRRTVAVAAALVLAVAGGTAAAVKGGLLSFGSSCQDDPVRLALAASPDLAPALEAAAQQAREADLTSDGRCVAVTVSARESYKVADALLAGEDPGAEVWVPDSEVWVRRLTAEGGTTEVSTVGQVASTPVGVAMVPAAAKTLGWPKKTYGWLELAGATLRDDSLRLGAADPARSATGLLALTRLSAAAAGVDGGKTQAAALMKALSRRVCDSDGQVLDTLPRDSSGTERANPKRNQALVVSEQAAYTYNSGADGGGSLDLFYPEDGSPRLDYPYALLDQTGLTTDESRAAIRFMSYLRDPRQQRLLERYGFRTSDDEVPDTLVTRAGGSSPQPYAQPPGRPASEVAVQEALGVWTITVQSARITTVVDASASMSEPVPGTGRSRMDVTKASLLQALATFTTDDEIGLWDFSTALDGDKDYRVRVPTERLGARKGDGTQRDRLSAAFGDLAPVPNGATGLYDTTLAAYKAATASYTKGKFNALVVLTDGVNEDPGSISRTDLIARLERLTSPERPVPLIMIAVGPDADREEADRIAEATGGSGHEVTDPSQIHSVILKAIVEAGTPGRQG, encoded by the coding sequence ATGGGACGTCACAGCTTGCCCGATCAGTATGGGGCGGGCGGCAGCGACCCCCGCCGAGGCGACCCCCGCCGACGCGCACGCCGCCGTACGGTGGCCGTCGCGGCGGCCCTCGTCCTGGCCGTCGCAGGCGGTACGGCCGCCGCGGTCAAGGGCGGGCTGCTCTCCTTCGGCTCCTCCTGCCAGGACGACCCGGTACGCCTGGCCCTGGCCGCGTCCCCCGACCTGGCTCCCGCCCTCGAAGCGGCGGCGCAGCAGGCGCGGGAGGCCGACCTCACCTCCGACGGGCGGTGCGTCGCCGTGACGGTGAGCGCGCGGGAGTCGTACAAGGTCGCGGACGCGCTCCTGGCGGGCGAGGACCCGGGCGCCGAGGTGTGGGTGCCGGACTCGGAGGTGTGGGTGCGGCGGCTCACGGCGGAGGGCGGCACGACCGAGGTCTCCACGGTGGGCCAAGTGGCCTCCACGCCGGTCGGGGTGGCGATGGTGCCCGCGGCCGCGAAGACGCTGGGGTGGCCGAAGAAGACGTACGGCTGGCTGGAGCTGGCCGGCGCCACCCTGCGCGACGACTCCCTCCGGCTCGGCGCGGCCGATCCCGCGCGCAGCGCGACGGGGCTGCTCGCCCTCACCCGGCTGAGCGCGGCCGCCGCCGGGGTCGACGGCGGGAAAACGCAGGCCGCGGCGCTGATGAAGGCGCTGTCGCGGCGCGTCTGCGACAGTGACGGCCAGGTCCTGGACACGCTGCCGCGCGACTCCTCGGGCACCGAGCGGGCCAATCCGAAGCGGAACCAGGCGCTGGTCGTCAGCGAGCAGGCGGCGTACACGTACAACTCCGGGGCGGACGGCGGGGGAAGCCTGGACCTCTTCTATCCCGAGGACGGCTCGCCCCGGCTCGACTACCCGTACGCCCTCCTCGACCAGACGGGGCTGACGACCGACGAGAGCCGGGCCGCGATCCGGTTCATGAGCTACCTCCGCGATCCCCGGCAGCAGCGGCTGCTGGAGCGGTACGGCTTCAGGACCTCCGACGACGAGGTGCCGGACACGCTGGTCACCCGGGCCGGCGGCAGCAGCCCGCAGCCGTACGCGCAGCCGCCGGGCCGGCCGGCCTCGGAGGTCGCGGTCCAGGAGGCGCTCGGGGTGTGGACGATCACCGTGCAGAGCGCGCGGATCACCACGGTCGTGGACGCCTCCGCGTCCATGTCCGAGCCGGTGCCGGGCACGGGGCGGTCGCGGATGGACGTCACCAAGGCGTCGTTGCTGCAGGCTCTCGCCACGTTCACGACCGACGACGAGATCGGTCTGTGGGACTTCTCCACCGCGCTGGACGGCGACAAGGACTACCGCGTCCGCGTGCCGACCGAGCGGTTGGGCGCCCGGAAGGGCGACGGCACACAGCGCGACCGGCTCTCCGCGGCCTTCGGCGACCTGGCGCCGGTACCGAACGGCGCGACCGGTCTGTACGACACCACGCTCGCCGCGTACAAGGCGGCGACCGCCTCCTACACCAAGGGCAAGTTCAACGCGCTGGTGGTCCTCACCGACGGCGTCAACGAGGACCCGGGCAGCATCTCGCGCACCGACCTGATCGCCCGGCTGGAGCGGCTCACCAGCCCCGAGCGCCCGGTCCCCCTCATCATGATCGCCGTCGGCCCCGACGCCGACCGCGAGGAGGCCGACCGCATCGCCGAGGCGACGGGAGGCTCGGGCCACGAGGTGACCGACCCGTCCCAGATCCACTCGGTGATCCTGAAGGCGATCGTGGAGGCGGGGACACCGGGCAGGCAGGGCTGA
- a CDS encoding extracellular solute-binding protein: MGDPGLSRRGFLATSAAAGLGMTALSGCGGDSGGGSSDGTTTIEWWNISTTEPAKGVWAALAKKFEAQNPKVKIKIVQMENDAYKSKMTALTASGKLPDIFHTWGGGVLKQQVDAGLVEDLTDRTKDFADGLLEVAKEAYILDEKVYGIPFDMGMIGFWYNKALFKDAGITEPPTTWSGFLDAVRDLKAKGTTPLALAGKEKWPGMYYWAYLAMRTAGAAALQKAYDDKDFTGDAFVQAGQHLQELVDLQPFQKGFLGAAYSTPTGQAAAVGNGKAAMELMGQWAPVVQADAGKGLGDDLGFFPFPAVAGGKGAITEVFGGGGGHALRSGAPQAAVDFLKFFASQATDVELVKKTGVLPVVPGAESAITDPNIKAVQAQLNGATGFQLYLDQAYAPAVGQEVNDSVAALIAGSKSPQQVTESITQTAKEEQ; the protein is encoded by the coding sequence ATGGGCGACCCGGGACTGTCCCGCCGCGGCTTCCTCGCGACCTCTGCCGCAGCCGGTCTGGGCATGACGGCACTGAGCGGTTGCGGCGGCGACTCGGGCGGAGGGTCGTCGGACGGGACGACCACCATCGAGTGGTGGAACATCTCCACCACCGAGCCGGCGAAGGGCGTCTGGGCGGCGCTGGCCAAGAAGTTCGAGGCCCAGAACCCCAAGGTGAAGATAAAGATCGTCCAGATGGAGAACGACGCCTACAAGTCCAAGATGACGGCGCTGACCGCCTCCGGGAAGCTGCCCGACATCTTCCACACCTGGGGCGGCGGGGTCCTCAAGCAGCAGGTCGACGCAGGCCTCGTCGAGGACCTGACGGACCGGACCAAGGACTTCGCCGACGGCCTGCTGGAGGTCGCGAAGGAGGCGTACATCCTCGACGAGAAGGTGTACGGCATCCCGTTCGACATGGGCATGATCGGCTTCTGGTACAACAAGGCGCTCTTCAAGGACGCGGGCATCACCGAGCCGCCGACCACCTGGAGCGGCTTCCTCGACGCCGTGCGCGACCTGAAGGCGAAGGGCACCACCCCGCTGGCCCTGGCCGGCAAGGAGAAGTGGCCCGGCATGTACTACTGGGCCTACCTCGCGATGCGCACCGCCGGCGCCGCCGCCCTGCAGAAGGCCTATGACGACAAGGACTTCACCGGCGACGCCTTCGTCCAGGCCGGTCAGCACCTCCAGGAGCTCGTCGACCTGCAGCCCTTCCAGAAGGGGTTCCTCGGCGCCGCCTACTCCACCCCCACCGGTCAGGCCGCGGCCGTCGGCAACGGCAAGGCGGCGATGGAGCTCATGGGGCAGTGGGCCCCGGTCGTGCAGGCGGACGCCGGCAAGGGACTCGGCGACGACCTCGGCTTCTTCCCGTTCCCCGCGGTCGCGGGCGGCAAGGGCGCGATCACCGAGGTGTTCGGCGGAGGCGGTGGACACGCCCTGCGCAGCGGGGCTCCGCAGGCCGCCGTCGACTTCCTGAAGTTCTTCGCCTCTCAGGCGACGGACGTGGAGCTGGTGAAGAAGACCGGCGTCCTCCCGGTGGTGCCGGGGGCCGAGAGTGCCATCACCGACCCGAACATCAAGGCCGTACAGGCACAGTTGAACGGCGCCACCGGCTTCCAGCTCTATCTCGACCAGGCGTACGCGCCCGCCGTGGGCCAGGAGGTCAACGACAGCGTGGCCGCGCTCATCGCCGGGTCCAAGTCTCCCCAGCAGGTCACCGAGTCCATCACGCAGACCGCGAAGGAAGAGCAGTAG
- a CDS encoding carbohydrate ABC transporter permease has translation MTAKSGRKSLPLHLILVVVGALMGLPLLYAALSGFKSTDQLSRNPVGLPGPWVFSNYRDILGSGDFWRLVGNSTLIAVATTVLVVAVSALAAFSFARFAFRGRELLFTLFTMGLMFPFAVAALPLFLLLRSMGLLDNPLGVILPQAAFGLPMTIIILRGFFREIPGELEEAATLDGCGPLGFFWRVLLPMARPALGTVSVLAVVTSWNNFFLPLLVFTDSTWWTLPIGVQQYQGQYSADYARVFAYLVLAMVPALAFYSVAERQLVGGLTAGATKG, from the coding sequence GTGACGGCCAAGTCCGGCAGGAAGAGCCTGCCCCTGCACCTGATCCTCGTCGTGGTCGGCGCCTTGATGGGCCTGCCCCTGCTGTACGCCGCCCTGTCCGGCTTCAAGTCCACCGACCAGCTCTCCCGCAACCCCGTGGGACTGCCCGGCCCTTGGGTGTTCTCCAACTACCGCGACATCCTCGGCTCGGGGGACTTCTGGCGGCTGGTCGGCAACAGCACGCTGATCGCGGTGGCGACGACCGTGCTGGTGGTCGCCGTGTCCGCGCTGGCCGCGTTCTCCTTCGCCCGATTCGCCTTCCGCGGCCGGGAGCTGCTGTTCACCCTGTTCACGATGGGGCTGATGTTCCCCTTCGCGGTGGCGGCCCTGCCCCTGTTCCTGTTGCTGCGTTCCATGGGGCTGCTCGACAACCCCCTCGGCGTGATCCTTCCGCAGGCCGCGTTCGGGCTGCCGATGACGATCATCATCCTGCGCGGCTTCTTCCGGGAGATCCCCGGCGAGTTGGAGGAGGCGGCCACGCTGGACGGATGCGGACCGCTCGGGTTCTTCTGGCGGGTCCTGCTGCCCATGGCACGGCCCGCGCTGGGCACGGTCTCGGTCCTCGCCGTCGTCACCAGCTGGAACAACTTCTTCCTGCCGCTGCTGGTCTTCACCGACTCGACCTGGTGGACCCTGCCGATCGGCGTCCAGCAGTACCAGGGCCAGTACTCCGCGGACTACGCCCGCGTGTTCGCCTACCTCGTGCTGGCCATGGTCCCCGCCCTCGCCTTCTACTCGGTCGCCGAGCGCCAGCTCGTCGGCGGCCTCACCGCCGGCGCCACCAAGGGATGA
- a CDS encoding endo-1,4-beta-xylanase encodes MRSTTTRSRTRLRLAGALAAVLVAAGVATGPAAQADERHGKQPTLAELAQRHGRYFGSATDNPELVDEPYKALLGSEFDQITPGNGMKWYATEPQQGVFDFAKGDEIVDLARAHHQKVRGHTLVWHSQLPDWLTGREWTAAELRAVLKKHIQTEVRHYRGKVFAWDVVNEAFNEDGTYRETVFYKTLGPGYIADALRWARQADPKVKLYLNDYNIEAIGPKSDAYYHLAKELKAEGVPLDGIGLQAHLALQYGYPSTLEDNLRRFARLGLDTSLTEVDIRMILPATQEKLAEQADWYADLTDACLAVRRCVGITIWDYTDKYSWIPAFFEGQGAALPWDEQLRPKPAYFALREALK; translated from the coding sequence ATGCGCAGTACGACCACCCGCTCCCGCACCCGGCTCAGACTCGCCGGGGCCCTGGCCGCCGTGCTGGTCGCGGCCGGCGTGGCCACCGGCCCGGCGGCGCAGGCGGACGAACGGCACGGCAAGCAGCCCACCCTCGCCGAACTGGCCCAGCGCCACGGCCGCTACTTCGGCAGCGCCACCGACAACCCCGAGCTCGTCGACGAGCCGTACAAGGCGCTCCTCGGCAGCGAGTTCGACCAGATCACGCCGGGCAACGGCATGAAGTGGTACGCCACCGAGCCCCAGCAGGGCGTGTTCGACTTCGCCAAGGGCGACGAGATCGTCGACCTCGCCCGCGCCCACCACCAGAAGGTGCGCGGGCACACCCTCGTCTGGCACAGCCAGCTGCCCGACTGGCTGACCGGCCGCGAGTGGACGGCGGCCGAGCTGCGGGCCGTCCTGAAGAAGCACATCCAGACGGAGGTACGGCACTACCGGGGCAAGGTCTTCGCCTGGGACGTCGTCAACGAGGCGTTCAACGAGGACGGCACGTACCGCGAGACGGTCTTCTACAAGACGCTCGGCCCCGGCTACATCGCCGACGCGCTGCGCTGGGCCCGCCAGGCCGACCCGAAGGTGAAGCTCTACCTGAACGACTACAACATCGAGGCGATCGGCCCGAAGAGCGACGCCTACTACCACCTCGCCAAGGAGCTGAAGGCCGAGGGCGTTCCACTCGACGGCATCGGCCTCCAGGCCCATCTGGCGCTCCAGTACGGCTATCCGAGCACGCTGGAGGACAACCTCCGGCGCTTCGCCAGGCTCGGACTCGACACCTCGCTCACCGAGGTGGACATCCGGATGATCCTCCCCGCGACGCAGGAGAAGCTGGCCGAGCAGGCCGACTGGTACGCGGACCTGACCGACGCCTGCCTCGCGGTGCGACGGTGCGTGGGGATCACGATCTGGGACTACACCGACAAGTACTCCTGGATCCCGGCGTTCTTCGAGGGGCAGGGCGCGGCCCTGCCGTGGGACGAGCAACTGCGCCCGAAGCCGGCGTACTTCGCGCTGCGGGAAGCACTGAAGTAG
- a CDS encoding DUF5999 family protein, with protein sequence MCQHQPPCPSADSADRESARLVAHHPEQGWSLLCNGVLLFEDTGELLPDGQIIAPHRPLGTGKVMTAA encoded by the coding sequence ATGTGCCAGCACCAGCCACCGTGCCCGTCAGCCGACTCCGCCGACCGGGAATCCGCCCGTCTCGTGGCGCACCACCCGGAGCAGGGATGGAGTCTGCTGTGCAACGGTGTTCTGCTCTTCGAGGACACCGGTGAGCTCCTGCCGGACGGCCAGATCATCGCCCCGCACCGTCCACTGGGCACCGGCAAGGTGATGACCGCCGCGTAA
- a CDS encoding carbohydrate ABC transporter permease, with the protein MTSTFLPDKRTGPDGPDADVSPPSTGAARGRARRRALHWLTAVAFQVPALVLFLVLVLLPILFALYAAFFRWGGFGMPSDYIGTDNFTRLFEDPVFLGDLWRCLVLVVLSVAVQLPFALAMAVLLNQRLRGRAVYRMLFFAPYVLSEAITGVLFSMIFAPDDGLADHVLGYVGLDGLGGEWFADPSMVMATLFLVMTWKYFGFHMMLYLAGLQSIPKELTEAALIDGADAWQRFRSVTLPLLAPTLRISVFLSVIGAIQLFDLVWVTTAGGPDHHSETMAVTMFQYGFKRYQVGYASAISVVMFGISLVFALAYQRFVLRRDLQGATTTMRGDAK; encoded by the coding sequence ATGACCTCCACGTTCCTGCCGGACAAGCGGACCGGCCCCGACGGCCCCGATGCCGACGTTTCGCCCCCGTCCACCGGCGCGGCCCGGGGGCGGGCCCGGCGGCGCGCGCTGCACTGGCTCACCGCGGTCGCCTTCCAGGTGCCCGCCCTGGTGCTCTTCCTCGTCCTGGTGCTGCTGCCGATCCTGTTCGCGCTGTACGCGGCCTTCTTCCGCTGGGGCGGCTTCGGCATGCCGTCCGACTACATCGGCACCGACAACTTCACCCGGCTCTTCGAGGACCCCGTCTTCCTCGGGGACCTGTGGCGCTGCCTGGTCCTGGTCGTGCTGTCGGTCGCCGTCCAGCTGCCGTTCGCGCTCGCCATGGCCGTACTGCTCAACCAGAGGCTGCGCGGCCGGGCCGTGTACCGGATGCTGTTCTTCGCGCCGTACGTGCTGTCGGAGGCCATCACGGGCGTGCTGTTCAGCATGATCTTCGCCCCCGACGACGGGCTCGCCGACCACGTCCTGGGCTACGTCGGGCTGGACGGGCTGGGCGGGGAGTGGTTCGCCGACCCGTCCATGGTGATGGCGACGCTCTTCCTGGTCATGACATGGAAGTACTTCGGCTTCCACATGATGCTCTACCTGGCCGGACTCCAGTCCATCCCCAAGGAGTTGACCGAGGCCGCGCTGATCGACGGCGCGGACGCCTGGCAGCGCTTCCGCAGCGTCACCCTGCCGCTGCTCGCGCCCACCCTGCGCATCAGCGTCTTCCTGTCCGTCATCGGGGCGATCCAGCTCTTCGACCTGGTCTGGGTCACCACCGCGGGCGGGCCCGACCACCACTCCGAGACCATGGCCGTGACCATGTTCCAGTACGGCTTCAAGCGCTACCAGGTCGGCTACGCCAGCGCGATCAGCGTGGTCATGTTCGGCATCAGCCTCGTCTTCGCCCTCGCCTACCAGCGGTTCGTGCTCCGCCGCGACCTCCAAGGAGCCACCACGACGATGAGGGGAGACGCCAAGTGA
- a CDS encoding glutamate-cysteine ligase family protein, which yields MGEKVVAGRFDLSDRQRYRRKLRKCLTGLERLLEAKRFDRPKNLMGLEIELNLTGADGMPKMLNGQVLERIASRDFQTELAMFNLEVNIAPHRLQGRVFDRLAEELRTSLAYADRKAGELDAGIVMIGILPTLDRDDLVSSNLSDVDRYALLNDQIVAARGEDFTLDIDGVEHLTCTSKSIAPEAACTSVQLHLQVTPGRFADVWNAAQVVAAAQVAVGANSPFLFGRELWRESRPPLFQQSTDTRPPELQAQGVRPRTWFGERWISSAYDLFEENLRFFPALLPICDDEDPLEVLDAGGVPKLAELVLHNGTVYRWNRPVYGIADGVPHLRVENRVLPAGPTVTDVIANAAFYYGVIRALAEESRPVWTRMPFEAAAANFDAACKHGIDARLRWPRRGRYGGTTEVDAVSLVRDELLPLAEVGLEAWGVESADRDLYLGVIEERCRRRMNGASWQSATFHRALESGLSREAALAATTRRYRELMHRGDPVHTWPVGLLEPVPLG from the coding sequence ATGGGGGAGAAGGTCGTGGCAGGTCGGTTCGATCTGTCCGATCGCCAGCGCTACCGCCGGAAGCTGCGGAAGTGTCTGACGGGCCTGGAGCGGCTGCTGGAGGCGAAGCGGTTCGACCGCCCCAAGAACCTCATGGGGCTGGAGATCGAGTTGAATCTCACCGGTGCCGACGGCATGCCGAAAATGTTGAATGGGCAGGTACTCGAACGGATCGCGAGCCGCGACTTCCAAACAGAACTCGCCATGTTCAATCTGGAAGTCAACATAGCCCCACATCGATTGCAGGGGCGGGTATTCGACCGGCTCGCCGAGGAACTCCGTACCTCGCTGGCATATGCCGACCGAAAAGCGGGTGAGCTCGACGCGGGAATCGTGATGATCGGCATTCTGCCGACCCTCGACCGCGACGACCTGGTCTCCTCGAACCTCTCCGACGTCGACCGCTACGCCCTCCTCAACGACCAGATCGTGGCTGCCCGTGGCGAGGACTTCACGCTCGACATCGACGGCGTGGAGCATCTGACGTGCACGTCGAAGTCGATCGCACCCGAGGCCGCCTGCACCTCCGTGCAACTGCATCTCCAGGTCACCCCGGGGCGCTTCGCCGACGTGTGGAACGCGGCCCAGGTGGTCGCCGCGGCCCAGGTCGCCGTGGGCGCCAACTCGCCCTTCCTCTTCGGGCGGGAGCTGTGGCGCGAATCCCGCCCACCGCTGTTCCAGCAGTCCACCGACACCCGTCCGCCCGAACTCCAGGCCCAGGGCGTGCGGCCGCGCACCTGGTTCGGCGAGCGGTGGATCTCCTCGGCGTACGACCTCTTCGAGGAGAACCTGCGCTTCTTCCCGGCCCTGCTGCCGATCTGCGACGACGAGGACCCGCTCGAGGTGCTCGACGCCGGCGGCGTGCCCAAGCTCGCCGAGCTCGTCCTGCACAACGGCACCGTGTACCGCTGGAACCGCCCGGTCTACGGCATCGCCGACGGCGTCCCGCATCTGCGCGTGGAGAACCGCGTGCTGCCCGCCGGGCCCACCGTCACGGATGTCATCGCCAACGCGGCCTTCTACTACGGCGTCATCCGCGCCCTCGCCGAGGAGTCACGGCCGGTGTGGACCCGGATGCCGTTCGAGGCGGCGGCCGCCAACTTCGACGCGGCGTGCAAGCACGGCATCGACGCGCGGCTGCGCTGGCCCCGGCGGGGGAGGTACGGCGGGACGACCGAGGTCGACGCGGTGAGCCTCGTACGCGACGAACTGCTGCCGTTGGCCGAGGTCGGCCTGGAGGCGTGGGGAGTCGAGTCGGCCGACCGGGATCTCTACCTCGGGGTCATCGAGGAGCGGTGCCGCAGGCGCATGAACGGCGCGTCCTGGCAGTCGGCGACCTTCCACCGGGCACTGGAGTCGGGGCTGAGCCGGGAGGCGGCGCTGGCGGCGACGACCCGCCGGTACCGCGAGCTGATGCACCGCGGGGATCCGGTGCACACCTGGCCGGTCGGGTTGCTGGAGCCGGTGCCGCTGGGGTGA
- the lysA gene encoding diaminopimelate decarboxylase translates to MTTLHEPAVTAGADALSVWPVSTAEPRPGALCVGGVPLAEVADRFGTPVYVLDEAEVRARCRTYRHAFPDAEVLYAAKAFLCRAMVHWMDEEGLGLDVCSAGELELAVTTGFPPDRIVLHGNAKSPRDLETALRLGVGRIVIDSPSEIARLAAAVGPGGHQKVMVRVVPGISAGGHEKIRTGTEDQKFGLSISDGYAQHAIARILDQPQLQLTGLHCHLGSQITSVKPYLSAVRRLVGLMARLYEQHGLVLPELDLGGGHGIAYRPGEPALDLTLLACKVRAELIEACTAAGLAVPRLIIEPGRAIAGPAGIALYRVLAVKHTGAHRYVAVDGGMSDNPRPALYGVRYAPRLVGRRSTAAPTPVTVVGRHCEAGDVVAADAELPDDIRPGDLLAVPVAGAYHLSMASGYNLVGRPPVVAVDDGHARLLIRRESLEDIRSRDVGL, encoded by the coding sequence ATGACCACCCTTCACGAACCTGCGGTGACCGCCGGCGCCGACGCCCTGTCCGTGTGGCCCGTCTCCACCGCCGAGCCCCGCCCGGGTGCCCTCTGCGTCGGCGGCGTGCCCCTGGCCGAGGTCGCCGATCGCTTCGGCACCCCCGTCTACGTCCTGGACGAGGCCGAGGTGCGCGCACGCTGCCGCACCTACCGGCACGCCTTCCCCGACGCCGAAGTCCTGTACGCGGCCAAGGCGTTCCTGTGCCGGGCGATGGTCCACTGGATGGACGAGGAGGGACTCGGACTCGACGTGTGCTCGGCCGGCGAACTCGAACTCGCGGTCACCACCGGATTCCCGCCGGACAGGATCGTGCTGCACGGCAACGCCAAGTCCCCGCGCGACCTGGAGACCGCCCTGCGCCTCGGAGTCGGCCGTATCGTCATCGACAGCCCGTCGGAGATCGCCCGGCTGGCCGCGGCGGTCGGGCCGGGCGGACACCAGAAGGTGATGGTCCGCGTCGTGCCCGGCATCAGCGCCGGCGGGCACGAGAAGATCCGCACCGGCACCGAGGACCAGAAGTTCGGACTCTCCATCTCCGACGGGTACGCGCAGCACGCCATCGCCCGCATACTCGATCAGCCGCAGCTCCAACTGACCGGTCTGCACTGCCACTTGGGCTCACAGATCACCAGTGTCAAGCCCTATCTGTCCGCCGTACGGCGCCTGGTCGGCCTCATGGCCCGGCTGTACGAACAGCACGGTCTGGTCCTGCCCGAACTCGACCTGGGAGGTGGCCACGGCATCGCCTACCGGCCCGGTGAACCGGCCCTGGACCTGACTCTGCTGGCCTGCAAGGTGCGTGCGGAGCTGATCGAGGCGTGCACGGCAGCGGGGCTCGCCGTGCCCCGCCTCATCATCGAACCCGGGCGGGCGATAGCGGGCCCGGCGGGGATCGCGCTCTACCGCGTCCTCGCCGTCAAGCACACCGGCGCGCACCGTTACGTCGCCGTCGACGGCGGCATGAGCGACAACCCCCGGCCCGCCCTGTACGGGGTCCGGTACGCGCCCCGCCTGGTGGGCCGGCGCAGCACCGCCGCCCCGACTCCGGTGACCGTGGTGGGCCGGCACTGCGAGGCGGGCGACGTCGTCGCCGCCGACGCCGAACTCCCCGACGACATCCGCCCCGGAGACCTGCTCGCCGTGCCGGTCGCCGGCGCCTACCACCTGTCCATGGCGTCCGGCTACAACCTGGTCGGCCGCCCACCGGTGGTCGCCGTGGACGACGGTCACGCCCGGCTGCTGATCCGCCGCGAGTCCTTGGAGGACATCCGCAGCCGCGACGTCGGCCTGTAG